The genomic stretch GGTATGATCAAGTGAAGATCACTACAAACAGAATCTTATAGCAATTTGTTTATGAGAAGGTGATTGGCTCAAGATCGGGGGAAGATCTTGAAGAATTGGAAGTTTTATGTGTTATGTTAGAAAACCAAAATTCAAATATGTGTTGCTAAAGCATTTGACTTTAAGTTATCAGTATTTTCTATGATTATATGTTGTACAAAAACATTGTGCAATAATTTGTGAAATAATGTAAGATCAACGAATTTTTAATGGCTTTCCATTGGAGACTGAACTAGGTGCAAGCGAGGACAACACACCGAACCAATAAAAATATCGATGTACAATTCTCTTTATCCCTCTCTTTTAAATTTTGGTATAGTTTGCATGTTCCGATGTTGTTTATGCTTTTTAAGCATTGTATATTTTAGGACTTTATCATTTTCTAGAATTGTATGTTGTTAGGTTTATTATTCATGTTTTTATGTTTAAGCTTAGGTTCATATTAAATCTTGTTTGCTAAACATTTTTTTGGTGATTATATCTGTACAAACTAgtaatattaattttttaattcgATTAATAAAATTTCATACGAATAtctcattgtgaattgaacttttaCTAATTGCCACATTGTATGTTAGTAACTTCATCATTTTAATTTTCGTTTTATTTTGTGTTCATTAAGTAAATCGTCCATAACACATATTTTCTAAAACTTTTGCTCCCGCGcattttgaaaattttgattttaaaaacaTTTTTGAAAGAATTTTAATAGGGTTTTAATAGGGAAGGTCTATTCCCAATATAACCCACTTACACCAAACATACTTTTAATGAGTCATCATGAGGGGGAAACATTCATATTGAGTCAAACACTCACCTAAAGGTCAAAGGCTAACCCAAACAAGTGAGAGAAACACCATATATTCACCAAAATctttaaggtgataggtgtatgggTCCTCTTATAAAATGCTCAACACCCACTTTTCTAAGAAATGTGGGACTTGAAACTCACATTTGTTTCTCAGCACAACTCACACTTATTTCTCAATAATCTCCCCCTCAAGTGCGAGGTCATCCATTATGTTCTCCCCTCAAGCGGAAGCTCTTTCATCAACATGCTTGTACTGCTGTTGAGAGACACCCTTATCTCGTTATGGACACTTCAACAGAATATATTGCCTGACCACTGTGTTAGGAAGACTTTCGACACAAGAAGTCAATCCCTTATTTGAACCAGGCTTTAATACCACTGATGGATTATCATGAGGGGGAAACATTCACATTTGGTCAAACACTCACCTAAAGTTCAAAGGCTCGCTCAAATAAGTGAAAGAGAGAGATACCACATatcacccaaaatcttaaggtgataaGTATATGAGTCATCTTATTTATAAAATGTTCAACCTCCATTTTTTTAAATAATGTGAGACTTAAAACTCACTTATTTCTCAACAtaactcacacttgtttctcaacaACTTTAATCCCAAATTTCAATAGATGCAAATcactcaacaacaacaacaataatttAACCACCCCCACCCGTAACTCATACTCATATATGCAACTAACACCTCAACCCAAATACCTCAACAAAAAATTCCATTTTATCCGACACAAATTGTACCTAGCAGGGGTGTGTAACAAAGTCTACCTCTTAGCCACCATAAACCGGAGACGATCAAGAATATCTTGTAGGTGTGTGCGACAAAGTGTACCTCGTCGATAGTCACCTACAAGAATCTGTCCAACAACAACTTTAAATTattctttttttaattttgtGATCAAGTTTTTTAATTCATTACAATAATTCACTTAAAAACACTATTTTCTCTAACAAGTAAAACTAacataaattttaaaaatttgaAATAGAAAATCTTAACCCTCTCCCATGCCTTTTTATAATGCTCATGTAGTGACCAATTTTTGCTAACTACAAATACTAAGTATGTCTATTAAATATTGAAACTATTAACAAGCATTAAAGCTTTTGCTAGGACATACCAAGAGAACAACTATAAGCATCATCCAATCTTAAAAGTTATAAAGTACTAGCTAGCATCATAAATATATTGGACTAGGTTCAAATGGTTTACTATTTCATACAACATATAAATTACACATATCAGTTGGCAAATCCTAACTCAACCAGTAGAAACTAATATCGTTAGGTTTTACATCATTCTCAGGGTTCGAACCCTACTACTATTCACGGATGTGTGACTTTTTAGTGGTTATTCCCACTTTAAACATTTGTTTAAAGACAAAAAAAAGAAATTACACATATGAAGTTCTAGTACTTGCTACCAACAAATGGAAGGCAACTTAAAAGTGaaagagaatgaagaaggcaCATATCCTGTCCTTCTTATATACTCTACTTTCTCAGTGGTCTTCAAAGCATTGTCATTCAGTTTCACTTGTGCATTAGCTCTCTTTTCTTCAGCTATTCTCCTTGTTGCAGCCATTTTATTTGTTAACTTTTCTTGTGCCACAGCTTTCATTCTTTCAGCTCTCACCTAGTAATAGTTCATTGGATTCATTAGTACTACTGTTTTCTATGCACTGCATTGGGAAATGTCCATGCTATGCCTTTTATCTTTTTCAGGTATAATTCTCTTTGTCAGTCCATTTCACAGAACTTTAAAAGATGAGCCATAATCCAATTCCTTAGAAAAAGGTTAATATCATTGGCAATAATTGAAGCAAAAAAATTGCACTACAATGATAACACAAAAACCACCGCATACATCATATACAAAATGTGGAGAATGTGAATTTCTTAATAATAATTCTTAAgttatatatgtatatatatgttACTAAAAGAATCACAATGGTACCtccattttcttcatttccatttCAGCTTTTCTTATCTGATGATTCTCCCATGCTTGAATCTTCATCTCTTCGCGCTTAAACCTTTACAATAGAGTTTTCACGACGGTGTTTATGTCAACAGATAAGTTCAAATAAGTCAATATAAACAGACTAAGACTAAGTATAAGATGACTACCTAGCCGTATATTTGGCGCGTTCGGCTTCATCCCAAGCCATTGCTCTACATTCTAGAGGCCCCATCTTTCTAGCTTGATCATCAATCTTCATATTCTTTTCAACCATATTACAAGGACTTGATCCTTCTCCACATTGTCTAGTTGCTGTGCTACCATTACCTGATGCAGCTTCCATTTGCAAGAATCCATTTTGATTCCTCATTGGAGTTGAAGTACCTGAATGAATTGGACTTCTAGTATTAGGGGTTGTTGCTCTAATAGGTGTCGTAGTTCTTGAAGGCTCTTGACTAGCAATAGGTGTCATCTCAGTCCCCATGTCTCGAAAACATATTGATTGAACATGGATTGTGTCCTTGTTATTCATTCTCCAAATTGATTCATCACATTCTACTTTCTTGGTTTCTTCTTCAACATATTCAGTACTAGTCGTTGTCATGAACTCACGGCATCCATCCTCGTCATCCTCGTGTTCTTCCTCTTTCTGCGGCACGGGAGCTATTAGTCTCAAATCATCTGCATTTGAGTTTCTAGGCTTGCTTTTTGATTGGCTTTTCTCTCCGCCTTTTGATAAACCAACTAGCCATTTTTGCGCGTCGTCCCATTTAGACGGAGTCGGTTTTCCCATGTTTATTCGATGATGATTCGAAACACGAGCACTAGCAGCAGCAGCAGTAGCAGTAGTACTAGTAGTAGTAACATCTTTTCCTTTATGAGTATCTTGTACTACTGATCCATGGTTACTACTATAGCATCCCTTGTCTTCCACAAATCTCATTCTCAAAAGTTTTGCTCAAAACTTAAACAAGGAGAGAAACAACAATAGAAAATCTCAGTCTAAATTTCTACCTATTCAGAATCACTATGCTCTAATGAAATCTATGTTAATAAATTTGGAAGGAAAAAAAAAGCCTTATCTAGATTATGAAGAAGCAAAACAGAAGTAATAAAATAGATTCATATATCAAAGGAGGAAGAAACAATCAAGTAAGAAGCAACATAGAGTTAAACACATTAAGAGAATTATGTATGTATGTACCTTATTATTAGTTGAAAACCATGAAATTGTGAGAGTTGCAGAGAAAGGGGTGAACTTGAGATCCATTGAAGATTATAATATAGTGATACTAATAAACAAAATATCCTAAACATAGTTCAGAAAAGGGGAGGGGGGCCATTTAGGCAAGTATGTGTATTTGAGGATGTGTAAAACGGACTACTACACCGGTCTAAAATTTTTCACGATTAAACACTGATCAAATAGAATCTCATAAAATATTATTACAGTtaaatcatgattaaataatacGAAACGTCTATCATTTTGTCATGATTAAACTACGACTAACTTACACATAAATTCTAAAAAAAGAATAGACATAAAATAACAATTTACCTTGGAAATTGAAGATTATTAATATTACTACTGAGTAGAATGCAGGTGCCATGTGCTTATATCTAGAAAACAAAGGAATCATCATGGTAAAATTGAATTGGTTTATTGATATATGTGTCAGAGACAAGAACACTAGTACTAGTACTATGCTATTTTCTACTGTTTTCAAAGAGAGTGAAAAATGATGGTTGTACTTTTAACGGTTATAATAGATCTAGTGTAGATGAAAGAATATAATGCATGAGGTGTGATGAGTGGACACGTGGACGGTGGAAGATTAACAAGAGCATAGAGGATCTGTGATACTTCTGAAATGAGGGTATGATAATAGAGTTTTCTGACTTTTTCACATGGCAATAAGATGCTTCATTCCAAACTTGTGACAGTTTAATAaattttattgttttgtttggGGCCCAAATTGTCCAAATATGATGCCAATGGACATTGATGATTTTTTCTGGTACATCAAAATTATGCTATTTTTCTCAACTCTAACATCAGTTCTAAACTATGTATCTTAAAAAAAAAGTCACATTTTACTGTACCTAACACTTTACTCAGCAACGTCGGAAGAATAGTTATAATTTATTGACAGTGTAAATTTTTTTACTCAGCAACGTCAGAAGAATACAGATTCCCACGGTCACTGATGCACGCATTCACGCATTTGGTGCTCTATCTTAATAAAATGTGAGAGTGATGTGTATTAAATAACATTGTACAATGTGAGTTTGAGAGAAAGGATGGTATGGGGCCATACTCTGGTTGATATCTGCCATACTGTGCCAAGTGAAAATGATACAAATGGCATACAGACAAATAAATGTTTTGGTGCAAGAAGGAAAAAAAAACAAGTTGTTTTTGTTTGGTAGTTTAGTTTGTTTGATTTGGTTATCTCCCAACTACCATCCAGAAAAAACACTCACTAGATAAAATTAGGTAAATGGCTTTTCAGATTCTTGACTATTTTCTTTTTAACTTAGTTTTTGTAATTTTCAATGTTAGGTTTGTTATTTATCTTTGTAAATGTTGCTAACAAGTCTAGCTTCAGTTTGTATTAGAGAGAATGATAAAGTGGGGTTAATTAGAGTTTAGACAAGAAGAGTTCTATGTGTTGAAAATATTGTCCACTAGCTCTATAAATTAGGATCACCACAAGCATCTCTTGATTGTTTGTTGTATATTGTAGTTCTATTGCAATATTATTTTGTGctaataaaaataatatatagTGTAAGTAAATTTATATAATTTTCACAGGGATTGTCGTTAATTCTACAAATCTAAGAAGATTGTACTTCTTATTAAAATGCGTAAAACACATAAACATAATAGGGATGCGCAGAGTGCGATTGATTTTGTGTTGCTATAATTATGAAAATACTTAACGGTTTGAATATCTACGAGGAAAACGACTAAATCTCCCCTTTAAAATTTGTAGATCACATGGTTCACGTTATTGGGACAAATTCATTTAAGATAAACCTAATATTTGAGAACTAGTCACTCATTCTTAACGGGTTCATGGTTCtaagaaataaaaataagaaattaGACTTAAAAAGATTATGGATGGTTCTCTAATGATGGATTTCGTTTAGCATATTTCTTTGCTTCAAAATATGTAGTTTATCATAAAAATTTAGAACTCAAATGACTAAACATGTTTTACATTATATAAAAAAATCTTGAAATTGTAAAATCGCATTGCTATCAACCCTAACCACACTGCTATTTTGCGATTTTGTTGAGTTAGCACTTTGCAGTCGGTGTAATCGTGCTGCACCATATTTGGTAAACGTCACTAATGTGCTTAGTAGTGGATCAAAATAGCGCCATTAGACGTGTCGTCATCCGTTGTTGCTCTTCAATAGCGACATTTTGACTTGAGGCAATGCATGAATTTGCTagtttttgattttttttttctctttttattttgtTTCTCTTATGTTAGTACTCTCATTGCTTTGTCAATGTAACTTCCACGATAAAATACTATAAACTTGTCTAACTAAGACGATTTGGATTTGGATTGATCTTTTACACAATTCTTCGAAATGTTTATTAAAACTTATGAAAACGAAAATACATTAACAATAAAGTACTTATAACAACAAAAGTTACTATTAAAAACATGATACAACATAACTTCATCATACTATATCAAGAATCACACGCGATCATCAAATACAACTCACATACCTTGAATATAAAAACAAGTATTAGAGAATAACTATGAATAAGTATACTTGAGGCATGTGAAGATACATGGTTTTCAAGAATTTATTCACACAAGTATTTGAGAATAATCATGATTAACTAGACTTGAGGCATGTGAAGATACATGGTTTTCAAGAATTTTTTCATTAAGATGGAAATTTCCTAAAACTAAGTGTTGACTTTTTTAACAAATGTACTAATAcaatcaaaataataaaataaagaCTGTCTTCATATGGATTGTAAATTTTAACAAGGTGGGTAATTGTGTGATTGAAAGTAAATATGGGGGATTTTCATATTGGTTTGCGGAAAGTAATTACGCGAATAAAGTTGATAAAAGATACGATAATAAGAAAATGATTAGATCTTATTCGAACCCTTTAATTTTCCTTTGTTGATAATCGTGTATTATTTGAATTGGATTGACTTATAATTTTACTATGAATTAACAATACCACTGTACTCAATTCTTTGATGTACAATTCACTAATTAGGACTACAATTCACTAATTCCTTAAGAAATTTCGAAGTAAAATTAGGCGATCTATGTGCATTAGTTCTCTAACCACTACTTATAATTATATATTCCTAATTAGTTATTAAGTTGAACAATTGCTCTATTTTTGATCGGTAGACTTATAGTCAATAATCCCTACTCATCTAATTTCATTTTGCACGCTCAATAAAACCCATATAACAATAAGAATTAAAGAAATTGAATATAAATTATAAAATCAAAACATTCAAATAACATAAAAAATTCATATGATCCAACACAGTAAAATCAAGTTCATCGTTTAAGACCTAATCAAGAGAAATCTAACTACTCATAAATCATTACCATGAGTTTAGATAAAGTGTACATGAAAATCAAGGAAGAATAATGTCTTTAATGACTCCAAAATTCTAAAAATACTTGTTCTAGAACTATTGGCAGTCACTTCCTCTTCTCCAATTTGGAACCCCTTCAAAAGTctcatttttctccttttaaaCAGCTACAAACGTGTCCATAAAGTAATCTATCGTACACACAATGCTCCAGATCATGCACACGATGTCCAGCCAACTCACCATTATGCACACAATGCTTTATATCATGCACACGATGCATTTTTCTTTCCTCATCATGTACATGATGCCACACGATTTCCAAACGATTCTTCCAATTGCTTTCTTGCTTTTTACTTGTAAATTTTGTACTTTTTCATCTATGTTCCTATATTCTTCACTTGATCAAATATTTGTTATATCTTCTACAATTTCCTCTTAATTAACTCAAAACATATCAAAATGATAACAAATACTTATAAAAATTATGTAATGACATAGTGTCGTCACAATCCTAAACTTGTTATGTTACTTGTTCTCAAGGAACTCATTCATACCTGTGAATCTACTAAAATATTTTCACATACTAAACCAACGACAAACACAAATTTTAACAGAGTAAAGACTTCCATTTCTCACCTCAATTGAGATCAATCCAAAGAGTTTCTCAAGCTTTCTTGTGTACTCAACCTGTCTATCATCCCATTTTTTCACTCGAATTGACATGGTAATCACACAATCAACGTACAAAAACATTTTACCATAAATTTGAACTTTTTTTAACAAAGTCAATCAAAGTAATATTTAAgcacacacttttgaggtcttttCAATATGTAATGGGGATTATGTCAGGGTATGATATTTTGGGATAACATACTTGAACTTTTGGAGTTAGGTACCTAGTTCCCTTATGTTACCATGTTCCTTTCATCACAATCTTTACCTGGCCAATCAGTACTAGAGAATACAATATGTTGGTCTTTTTCATGCATTTttcacatttttatttttttaagaatTCATTTGAACTtcttattttctttatttctctttcttttttatttcttttttacCATTGTTTTCTCTAGTACCCCAATCTCAAACTTAAATGTTGCTaactgaaggagaagggcgatccaaaacgcaacgaaatttaaaatttctcctttaatgatccttacgaaagggcatgatcagtgatagaatcgttacctcttgtggcgattttaatctttgatgcagatctacggagcgatcacgaacgttgaacaatgacaacgcctctactcagtccacacgaacggattccttcaatctcagtgctagctgctacgaatgaaggctttgagtgagtgagtgagagagagagagagagagagagagagaaacgaaattgcaactgccaaatgcttctacacaagggttctatttatagaatcacttgtgtgggctgcaagctaaaaaagctcactcaagtgtatgtggcccatatcttataatataccaatatcacttaagcgcgtggtaccttaccatatttcgtattctacttaagtacattgtaccttacgatgttctacaattcacttaagtgcaccgtacattacggtattccttagttactctatctctcatcaatccgtccttttgtgtgtgatcctgtaggttttcgcgacattggcaattatattaaatcacgtatttaacataataaacagtgagcggtatctagcaacacatcactgctacccaagacacgaaaatgtcatgtgatctgacaaatccttctgtgataatacttatgtttacaattactcttttgcccttatatctatattgaacacaaggcatagaccgtgtcatccttatccagttcaatattgggcccatagacatttatcatgttacgcaggatggacaaattccatctaggtcacttatgtcccttagcatgcttcgtggagtacccatcaactgtctttatggtcatccaattacggacaacgtttgatcaacaataaggcactcgactctacatctagggttcatagtggtttcaggtcgaagggtggcatacaccattatcaccatgagaataacttatgacactttgcataacattctatatagtattctcatagcgggtcaatccagtataaatattactcttaacattcatacctatgtttaagacttgataactccttatccatgatccatgagatgtgatcatcagtctatatacataatagtcttaatgctttaatgttatcccacttcacaataaagctcgactacggatactttaagaatagtatccttatgtttaatgtgatctcatgattaagtcacacttgatacattaaacggactatctattctagggactttattaaacaaacataataaagaaaaagccttttattattaataaacaattcgatacaagtaccaaaattattggcctctagggcttacaccaacagtctTTCCATAGAAAAATTGATATTGGGACAATTCTAAGTGAGTATTTGATATTGTTCTATATGCCCATAGAACACCATCTAGATTTTTTACCAATCTTTCCTAGATGTGGCAACTGTCTTTTCCAAAATTTGTTCAATTGTCGGTTGGATACTTCTACTTGTCATAAGTTTGAGGGTGATAAGGTGTCGATACTGTATGTTTCACATTATATTTTGCAAGCACACCTTCCAAATACTTATTGCGAAAGTGTGTCCCCTAATCACCGATCAAGACTCTAGAGACTTCAAACCTAAAAAGAacattatttttcaaaaaattagAGACAGTTTGGGCATCGTTAGCAACACATGCAATAGCTTCAATCAATTTGGTTATGTAATCCACACAAATAACAATGTAAACATGAGAATTTGATGGTGCAAATGACCTATGAAGTCAATTCCCGAACAATCAAAGGGTTCTACCTCTATCATACTATTAAGAGGCATTTGTCTCGTTTTGAAATGTTGCATGTTTTCTAACATTCGTGAACATACAACTTTCAATCTTTGAATGGAGTTGGCCGCCAAAAGCCACTTTGAAGCTTTTTTTGCGGTTCTTTCCCCACTATGGTGGCCTCCGGAAGTTGTGCTATGATAGTGCCACATAATGTTACTCGCCTCCTTACCTACAACACACATGTGAATCAAACCATCAACATTAATTTTAAATAGATAAGGCTCATCCCATAAATAGTGATTAACTTCTTTGTAAAATTGTTACTTCTTCTACCGGGTGTAGTCTTCTGCTACACTTTTTGTAGATTTATAGTTGGCCATATCGGCAAACAAAGGTCATTTGGTGATTGCGATCAAGTGCTCATCGGGAAACTCTTAGATAATGTTCCTTTATTTCTAAGTCACCACCTTATAATCCAACCTGGATAGGCAATCAATACCATATTTTCAACatcttttttatcttttatttctaAGTCAAACTCGTGTAACAACAATATCCATCGGGGCAACCTTAGCTTATGGTCTCCTTTGTTGAAGAGATATTTAAGTGTTACATGAGCTATAAGAATAACCACTTTCTAACTAGCTAGATAAGCCCATAATTTTTCCAAAGCAAATACCACAACTAGTACTTTTTTTTCCGACAGTGGTATAATTCACTTGATTTTCGTTTAAAACCTTACTAGCGTAGTAAATAGCATGAAAATTTTCTTGTGGCGTTGACCAATGACAGATCCTACCATGTAACCACTCATATCACATATAAGTTTAAAATAAAGTTCACAATTTGGAGAGACGATTACGGGTGAAGTCACTAACTTTTCTTTAATAGTAGAAAAACATTTAaaacattcatcatcaaaatcaaaatcattttcctTAACTATGAGCTTGCAAAGAGGTTTTGCAATATTTGAGAAATTCTTTATAAATCTTCAGTAAAAAATGACATGTCCTAGGAAACTTCTCACTCCTTTAAATTAATGGTGAGGAGATAATTTTTCAATAACCTCAATCTTGGCTTGATCTACCTAGATGCCCTTTTATGAGATTTTATGTCCTAAAGCGATACCTTCAGTACATCTCTCCAAAACATAATTAAGTTGAGGAAGACATTTATCAAAATCACTA from Lathyrus oleraceus cultivar Zhongwan6 chromosome 7, CAAS_Psat_ZW6_1.0, whole genome shotgun sequence encodes the following:
- the LOC127105668 gene encoding uncharacterized protein At3g61260 yields the protein MRFVEDKGCYSSNHGSVVQDTHKGKDVTTTSTTATAAAASARVSNHHRINMGKPTPSKWDDAQKWLVGLSKGGEKSQSKSKPRNSNADDLRLIAPVPQKEEEHEDDEDGCREFMTTTSTEYVEEETKKVECDESIWRMNNKDTIHVQSICFRDMGTEMTPIASQEPSRTTTPIRATTPNTRSPIHSGTSTPMRNQNGFLQMEAASGNGSTATRQCGEGSSPCNMVEKNMKIDDQARKMGPLECRAMAWDEAERAKYTARFKREEMKIQAWENHQIRKAEMEMKKMEVRAERMKAVAQEKLTNKMAATRRIAEEKRANAQVKLNDNALKTTEKVEYIRRTGYVPSSFSFTFKLPSICW